Genomic segment of Canis lupus dingo isolate Sandy chromosome 9, ASM325472v2, whole genome shotgun sequence:
CACCCCCCCAGGGGGCTGAAAGGCAGGGTCTGAGGCATCCAGGAAGCCGGAGGAGCTGAGGTAGCCATCAGTCTCGCAATCcgctggtgggggagggaggggatcaAAAAAGGGGAAGTAAAGGGGAATGTTGGCAAAGAAGGGGGGCTGCCTGAGCAAGGAGGGGCCTGGACCTGGGGAAGTTTTCCCAGAAGGAGCTTCATGGCTAGATGTGGAAGGCAGGGTAAATGATGGTGCTGCTGGATTGAACTTCTGCATGGGGGGCCAAGGGTTCTAGGACCTAGGTCACATCCCAAATTCCACAGTCAGGGGTGACTTACAGGTGGTAGATGAGTAGCTGGCATGGCGGAAGAGGAAAGGCTGGTGCtggtctgcctctggctcctcAGGCTCATGGGGGAAGACACTGGGGGGACCAGGAGTCATGGGGACAGTTGCTGCTTGAGGTCCTGGTGCAGGGGGTAGGGCCTCCAACTCCCTAGCTTTGCGCAGCTTCTCACGCTTTCGCTGGATAGCAGCAACTCGTTCACGTACTGCACGGGCCACTGGCTGGTAATCAGCTTCACAGACTAAACCCAGGGCCACCTGGAGTTGAGAGGGTGAGAAACACAGTTTGAAGTCGAGGATCCCACTCGAAGACACATCAGGAGACCTTCTTGGAGCCTCCAGGATATTTCTCCAGGAGAAAGGGCAGTGACATTTATTGATTAGGCACTGTGCCCATTAATTGGCAACTCATTACCATCATTAAATCCTCTCAATAACTTTCTGAGGTAGGTCTTAGCTCCATTTTAGACATAAGTAAAAGCTGTGACTAGTTCATGGTTATCTAGTAGGTCAACTGCTCTCACAGGGAAAGGGGGAACATTTGGCAGTATCTGGGGACATTTGCAGTTGTCACAACTCAGTGCTACTAGCATCTAGTGAGTAGAAGCCAGGGGTTCttctcaacacccccaaaatacACAGGATCATCCCTCAAATAAAGATGTCAATAGTATCATCATCAAGGATCCCTGTACGTAATGGGTCAAGATCTGACCTCAGGTCAGGTTTGAGCTGTGCTATGGAGACCTGCTCTTatgccacatttctttttttttttttttttaatttttatttatttatgatagtcagagagagagagagagagaggcagagacataggcagagggagaagcaggctccatgcaccgggagcctgacgtgggatttgatcctgggtctccaggatcgcgccccgggccaaaggcaggcgccaaaccgctgcgccacccagggatccctcttatgcCACATTTCAAACATATTCTCATGTTCTTGACCCAGACCTACCATAAATGATCCCCACCCTCTCAACTGCCATTTTTCTATCAGGAATCTCATACTCTCTTCCCCTCTTCACCACTTCCTGCACCAAGTCTGCATCTTCTACCTCCCATGTATGCCTCTGCTGGTCCAGCAGCTATTGTTCATTATCTTCTTATTCATCTCAAGGACAAGCTTCCCTGTGCATGtaagggaggtggggtggggtgatcTGACTTAAAATCTGAATAGCCTGAGTTTAaatctagctctgccacttacttgctCAGGACCTCAGACAAAATATTCAACCTCTTTGAGCCTTCCATCTCCTCATCAATACAACAGGGTAAAATCACTCCATGCAGGATTGGTAATAACAGCCAAATGCATATGTGAAAGTGCTCTAAGCCATGTACAAATATGGGGTTATTAATGAGCTCCCACCATGTGCCAAGCTCTTTTCTATCAGAgatagaaaaatcaatagaacacagtctctgccctcaaggaatttataGTCTAGTagaggagaaagacagaaatgtCTCCTGGTATATAAAACAAGCCCAAAGGTGGTGGGTCCTATAATGGAGAACCCGTTGAAAttgaaaagtatttaattttgactTTAGAGGGGACAGGTTTCCTGAAATTCATGGTTCTGAGCATGGAGGCAGACGGAGTGGGGGTGGGCGGAAACAAGGTAGGTGGAGGGTGAAAAcgagaaaaataaacagataaattggAGAGAAGAGCATGCCAGGAAAATCAGATCATTAGGAAGTAGAGCATGGGAGGCTGGAAAACCCAGGGCTTGCTCTGGAAAAGGAAATCGTCAGAGTTCGCACACAAGGTGTGCGTGTGGGTATGTTAAGGCGGGAGGGGCACTCAAAGATACTCAGAGAGGGGTGAGTTGGGTGCCTCTCCCACCACCGCGGGGCCCCATCGGGTCCCCTCCAGTCGGCGCccacggcccccgcccccgcacaaCCCCAGCCGCAGAGCAAGTCTGTCCTCTGCTCACCATCTCCTGCGCCACCTCCTCTGCCGCGTCCCGGCCCAGTTGGAACAGGAACTCTATGGCCTGGTTGTCCCGCgggcgccccccgcgccgcgcgTCCTCCATGCGCAGCCAGAGCTTCAGGCCTGGCTTCTCACCGTCGTCCTCCTCCGCCAGCTCCACGTGCACGCCGCGCTCCTCGCGGAAGAAGGCGTGAGCCAGCAGGTCCTGGATGGTGAATCTGAGCGCGGTGCCGGTGAGCCGAGCCTTGCCGCCGCCGTCCCCTCCATTCCCCTCTCCCCGACACACACACCCTGCTCTTAATCCTACCTCTCGTTCTTATCCGTGCGGATGCAGCCTTCAATGATCTCCTTCACCTCCGGCATCTTCACCTTGTAGAAGCTGTTTGGCTTTGTGCCCTGGAGGAAAGGAGTTGCATCAAGCCTGGGGGGCTGTGCACCCCAGCTCTCTGCTCGCCCCCTACCCCGCCCGAGGCAGCAGGGCGTGCAATAGCAAATGCACTGCGACAGCTACTAGACGGTTTAATTTCAAATcgccgtccccccaccccccaccccccgccgcgtATCGACAGTATGACCTTGAACATGTCTTCCTGCATGCCAGTTTTTGTAAAGTGCGGGGCATTACCCTGCGAGTCAAAGACCAGATGTGAAATCATTTGTAAACTCCGGGGAGCGCTACATACATCATTATTCTAAACCGCTAGTACTGGGGCAGGGGCTCGGAGGGGGCGGGTAGGGGGGGGCGTGTGTGCACCCAATATCCTTCAGGGTTTACTAGAGCATCTTTGTGGCTTGCTTTAAGGGAAACTGCATGGTCCGCGAGCTGGTTGGGGCAGGAGAGTGAGAGGTGACCTGGAATactctttcctccccacccccctctcacCGAAGTGACCTTGCGGTAGATTTGCGCGGCATTCTGGCACTCTGAGTAAGGGTACTCCGAGGTCGCCATCTCCAGCATGCACATGCCGAACGCGTACACGTCCACGGCCTCATCGTACTTTTCCTCGTACATCTCAGGAGCCATGAACTCAGGGGTCCCTGTAGGAGCCACAGCAGGCAGGCATCAAGCTACAGAAGCCTCCTCGGGCTTCGTCCCTCTTCCTGGGCACCGCTGCCtagtcagggggtggggggcaggggcaacCCTGAGCATTCTGGAGTGCTAGCGACAGACCCTTCCCCACTgcgtgtgttgggggaggggggagcgggcAGTAAGGGGGAGAGAAGATGCTATAGGCCTCCCCAAGTCCCCTGCTCTTCTAACTCCGTGCAACTCAAAGGACACCTGCTGGGAAGGGGAGTTGCCAGGCTCTCTTCTGACGCGGGGGAGGTGTGAATAGCAAGGACCTCCTGGAGGGGGGAGGTGTGAATAGCAAGGACCTCCTGGAGAGACGCACCGATCACGCTCTTGGCAAAGGAGGCCCGCTTGAGCGTGGCCAGGCCCAGGTCCCCAATCTTGACCGAACCGGAAGGGCCCGTAATAAAGACGTTGTCGCACTTGAGATCCCTGTGCAGAATGGGGGGTACCCGGGAGTGTAGGAAATGAAGACCCCGGAGGATCTGGCGGCTCCAGCGCTGAAGGACTCGTGGCTTCATCTCGCGGAACCGCCTCAGGTATCTGGAGGAAAGGCACATAGCCAGGGTTGCGGCGGGGACAcggaggcgggggaggggaccCTCGCTGGGAAGTTCCCCTAGTCCCCCTGGCACCGCCTCCTACGCATCTTCTGCCAGCATTCTTCTAGCTGGCTTGCCTGTCGGGCTCCAGGGAGAAACTGAGTCGGGGGTGTGCTAGGTAGAAGTGAGATTAGGAAACGGGTTGGGCGGGAAACTTGCAGATAGGGCCGTTCCTGGGGGCTGTGGGAGCAAGGAAAGGGATGACTAATTGCTCTGGGCGTGGGGGGAGGGCTTCAGAGAGGAAATAACTTTTATGTTGcatcttgaaggatgagtaggggTTCAAGGGTGAAAAGGGGAAGGGATGGAGACTTTCCAGGCGGCAGGGACACTGTGCTCAAAGGCACGGAGACagcagcagggcagggtgggaggaggtaCAGGGAATTCCGCCTGTGTGGAGTCCAAGTTCAAGATGAGGCTAAATCCTAAGAAGAGTGGACTTTAACCTGAGGGAGGTGGGAAACCTTGAAGGGGTTTTAAGGaacagagagggcagccccggtagcgcagtggtttagcgccgcatgcagcccagggtgtgatcctggagacccgggatcaagttccacgtcaggctccctgcatggagcctgcttctccctctccctgtgtctctgcctctctctatctctctctgtgtgtgtctcaaataaataaataaaatcttaaaaaaaaaaaaaaaaaaaaaaaaaggaacagagagattCCCCCGACTGCAGGAAGATAGGATAGGTTGGAAAGGTGAGGGCAGAGTGGGAAAAGGCCCATTAGGGGGCTGCTGCAGGGTTTTAGACCAATGAGATGGCAGTGGATGGAACAGGGAAAGCAGAGTGGGGAATTATAAGGAAACCTTGGAGAGAAATTGATAGGGATAGGTGGATGCACAGAGTGGAGATAAAAAAGGCATCTGGGGAGATGCCTGAGTTTTGGCTGGGTGGACACTGTCACTCAAGAAGGCAGAGACGCAGTAGGGGTGGATGAGAAGTAGCAAGCCTGGTTTGGGACCTAAATCTAGAGTTTGAGGAGCCTGGGAGAAGTTCCAGAAACAGTGGGGACCTCCCACTACCAGCTCTCCCACCAACCAACACTACCACCAGGCACAGAGCTCACGTCTTGAGGGTGCCGGAGGTCATGAGTTCGGTGACCAGCACAATGCAAACCTGGCCCCTCAGCACTGACTTCCACGAGTCGTAGAAGCGGACGATGTTGGGGTGCTGCAGCCCCTTGAGCATCTCCACTTCCTCAGAGAATCGCTGCCGCTCGGTTCGAGACAGTTTCCGAGTCTGTGGGGTAGGGGATGGGGGTCAAGGTCATGTCGGGTCCAGGACCCcatagagaggaggaaggggcacaTGGAGGGAGCAGCTGGGTGAGAGGTAAGGGTTGGAGCCCACAGACCAGGTTAGGTCATCACTTGCCCAAGGGGCTGTATGCCCCTAATTCCTGATCCGCCCCCTCAGGCTGCTGCAGGGACACGCCCATCCTGGGCCTGGGGCCACCCCTGGACCCCCTGCTGGACACAAGGGCCTTTATGCAGCCCCGTCCAGGAGCCCTGAGCTCAATAGCGCCTTTGTAGCCTCCTGGGCCAGCCGTGGGGCGGGAGGGGACGCCCCGGGGCTGGCAatgggcaggcagcaggcaggcagcaggctgACAGCAGGCAGAGAATTGGGGCCTTCAAGGGGGTTGGCCCCAGAAACCGAGAACTGCTAGATCCagacaggaggcaggagggctgcAAAGGGagttacagagaaagagaacgaTCCAGGACCAGGCACCAGGAgactgccccctgccccttggctgtcctgccccccccacctccccccaacccccctcatTTGGCTGCCTCTCCTTGCCTGGCCTAGAGCCTGGGGCGCGGCACTGGCAGGCGCAAGGGGAGAGCCCAGTGCCAGAGCTGGAGGGGAGGACCCTTACCCAGGCTCTGCTCCCCGGTTTGAATCCAAAGCTGCTGGCCCAGACTTAACTGGGTTCTTCCCTCCGTGAGAGGAAGGTCCTTCCCACCAACATCCTCCTAAAACCCACTGGGTTCAGTGCTTTTGGGTCTGGGAAGGGAGAGCCCAAGTACACAGTGAGATGAGGAGCAGGACTGGACTCAGACCAGGGCTGGAGCTCTCTATCTCGCCCGCCTCCAGTTGTGTGGAAGTCTGTCTATAAGTCTGATGCTCCAGAAGGGGCCTGGGTGGGCCCCATCCTGCCACCACCACTCTAAATCTGCTGGAAATGGAGAGGATCCTGCCGCAACTCCTGGCCTCCATCATCCCAGCCTCTTACTCTTCAGAGATCTGGGGTGAAGGAGGAGGATGACCAGGGACACACCGAGGGTCTCAGGActaagaggaaagggaaaggaagagacaatAGGAGGAGATTGGTGAGGCCAGTCACACCTTAGATCTGAACTGGCTCCCTATCTGATTTTGCATTCTATCTTCCACCTCTCAGGGTTGAGTATAGAGACTTTAAAGTTAGAATGTCCAAAACCCATAGGGGAGCCACCCTCTGTCTCAGTTTATCCTTCTGCAGCCCAGAATCAGCCAGATCCATAGATCATCAGACCAAGGGGGTGCAGGCAGGAGTGTTCGGACATTTGACTGAAAAGACAGATCTCTCCCTTGCTGCTGTCCCCTAGGTTTCTCATCCCAAAACCTCTAAAGGGTCCCATCCCAAGATGCCACAGAGGGGGCGCCCAGCCACACCTGCAGCTCACACCAGGCCACCTCCACCGTGGTGTCAGTGTCCAGCCCTCGATACACCGTCTTGAACGAGCCACGTCCAATCTCGATGTCAAACTTGAGGTATCGGCCATCCGGGGATGTTGCCACTGCCTGGGTCTCCGtgtcctccttttcctcctgctCCCGCTGCCGCTCCCGAGCCGCAGCTTCGGGGGCAGTCTGCGGATcccggcccccggggcccccTGTGGAGCCCGGGAGCTCTGGACGCGTGGAGTCTGCAGCCTTCACCGGGGCTCCCCCAGTCCACGTGCCCTCGGGGGGCTCTGGACGGCTAGGCGGTGGGCTCCTCGCGGGGCCGGCACCAGCGGAGTCCGGAGGATCAGGGGGCTCCGGAACGGGTGAAGCTGGCTGGGACCACAAGCTCAGCAGTCCCAAGTCGACGGAGCTTCGGCGGCTGAGACGGGAAGAGCGCGGCCGGGGCTCAGCCTTCCCGGAGAAGCGGCGCGCCCGGCGAGGAGGGGGCCCGAGGCGGGGCGgaccggcggcggcggcggcggcggcggcgagagGCGGCGGGGGCCGCAGGCCCAGGTCGGCCTCCGCCTGGGACATGGGGACTGCAGTCTCGGAGGTCGGGGGTGCCAGCATGAGGAAGGGCCGGCGCCGCAAGGCAGCAAGCCGGGCTGCTGGAGAGGAGGCGGCCTGACAGGCAAGGATTGGCTGGGTGCGCAGCGCTCCGGCTGAGCTCCTGGGGCCCCAGTCCCCGGCTCGCCTaacccccggccccgcccccggccccgcccccggcctcacCCCCCAGGGCCGCCCCCTCGGAGCGGCCAGCGGCGGAGCAGCCCCTCACctcagcagccccgcccccggccgcagGCCCTCCTCTCCCTCGCCTCCGGGCGCACCCGCCTGCGGGATCATTCCGAGGTGGACCGGGTGCTAGACGGCAGCGTGCCCTCCCGCAACAAGAGTGCGCAAACCTGTTTGGGGGCGGGTGGTGGAGGCTTAAtgctggggctgggagaggaaaCATGACCAATGCTCTCGGGCTCTAGAAAGGGGGGTGGTTAAGGGAAGGTTACCACCCGCCTGCACTCCCCAGATAAGGTAGCCCCAGGCCGACAATACAGAGGTCAGTGGAAAGGTCTGGTTTTCTCCCAAGCCGCTGTCCCTCTGAACTGCACAGGGATGGGTGTGTGCACCCCAGGGAAAGCCCCTCCCCCAAGCCAAGGACCCGGTCAcccatcccctccacctccctacCTTGGCCGCAGCCTGGCCCTGGCCACAGTAGCTGTTTTTGCTATGTgggctctccttcctcctccttctgtttGCCAAAGTTCCCAATAAACCAAAGTCCATATCCGGTTTACACCCCTTCAGCTCCCCTTGGCCTCAACTACCCCACCCAGaccagagggatggagggaggggcttCAGAGTGGTTCAGGACTTTCATGGGGGAGACCGTGAGGAAATGAGAAGCCATTAAGTCACTctaattcagagaaagaaagcagtttGTCCCCAAGCTGTGTTCCATCAGCA
This window contains:
- the WNK4 gene encoding serine/threonine-protein kinase WNK4 isoform X4 — protein: MFPLPAPALSLHHPPPNRFAHSCCGRARCRLAPGPPRNDPAGGCARRRGRGGPAAGGGAAEAASSPAARLAALRRRPFLMLAPPTSETAVPMSQAEADLGLRPPPPLAAAAAAAAGPPRLGPPPRRARRFSGKAEPRPRSSRLSRRSSVDLGLLSLWSQPASPVPEPPDPPDSAGAGPARSPPPSRPEPPEGTWTGGAPVKAADSTRPELPGSTGGPGGRDPQTAPEAAARERQREQEEKEDTETQAVATSPDGRYLKFDIEIGRGSFKTVYRGLDTDTTVEVAWCELQTRKLSRTERQRFSEEVEMLKGLQHPNIVRFYDSWKSVLRGQVCIVLVTELMTSGTLKTYLRRFREMKPRVLQRWSRQILRGLHFLHSRVPPILHRDLKCDNVFITGPSGSVKIGDLGLATLKRASFAKSVIGTPEFMAPEMYEEKYDEAVDVYAFGMCMLEMATSEYPYSECQNAAQIYRKVTSGTKPNSFYKVKMPEVKEIIEGCIRTDKNERFTIQDLLAHAFFREERGVHVELAEEDDGEKPGLKLWLRMEDARRGGRPRDNQAIEFLFQLGRDAAEEVAQEMVALGLVCEADYQPVARAVRERVAAIQRKREKLRKARELEALPPAPGPQAATVPMTPGPPSVFPHEPEEPEADQHQPFLFRHASYSSTTSDCETDGYLSSSGFLDASDPAFQPPGGVPSSPAESHLCLPSAFALSIPRSGPGSDFSPGDSYASDAASGLSDVGEGMACMRRPPGRNLRRRPRSRLRVTSVSDQNDRVVECQLQTHNSKMVTFRFDLDGDSPEEIAAAMVYNEFILPSERAGFLSRIREIIQRVETLLKRDTGPVEAAEDPLGPQEEPVPLPALSSPLPDQSCAELQSSTSLEQRSWAAFSTSSSSPGTPLSPGNLFSPGTPETPVSPSPIFPITSSPYPSPSPFSQVSSNLPQHSPNSLLGFSPSAAQFPVPTSHCLQSSILPSPASSPSCSQSALSPPSFLSCPSTSPLPSTTAAPLLSLASAFSLAVMTVAQSLLSPSPGLLSQSPVAPPGPLPSLPLPAPPAASPPTAEMESEAPPNPARPLLGEARLAPISEEGKPQLVGRFQVTSSKEPAEPLPLQPALPTLSSSLKPPTPQLTSESSDTEDSAGSGPEAREALAESDRAAEGLGAGVEEEGDDGKEPRVGGSPPPHSHPSPVWMNYSYSSLCLSSEESESSGEDEEFWAQLQSLRQKHLSEVEALQTLQKKEIEDLYSRLGKQPPPGIVAPAAMLSSRQRRLSKGSFPTSRRNSLQRSEPLGPVNSEQKPCVSPTPGPTMELVHSESADQHNCARRPQY
- the WNK4 gene encoding serine/threonine-protein kinase WNK4 isoform X6 produces the protein MFPLPAPALSLHHPPPNRFAHSCCGRARCRLAPGPPRNDPAGGCARRRGRGGPAAGGGAAEAASSPAARLAALRRRPFLMLAPPTSETAVPMSQAEADLGLRPPPPLAAAAAAAAGPPRLGPPPRRARRFSGKAEPRPRSSRLSRRSSVDLGLLSLWSQPASPVPEPPDPPDSAGAGPARSPPPSRPEPPEGTWTGGAPVKAADSTRPELPGSTGGPGGRDPQTAPEAAARERQREQEEKEDTETQAVATSPDGRYLKFDIEIGRGSFKTVYRGLDTDTTVEVAWCELQTRKLSRTERQRFSEEVEMLKGLQHPNIVRFYDSWKSVLRGQVCIVLVTELMTSGTLKTYLRRFREMKPRVLQRWSRQILRGLHFLHSRVPPILHRDLKCDNVFITGPSGSVKIGDLGLATLKRASFAKSVIGTPEFMAPEMYEEKYDEAVDVYAFGMCMLEMATSEYPYSECQNAAQIYRKVTSGTKPNSFYKVKMPEVKEIIEGCIRTDKNERFTIQDLLAHAFFREERGVHVELAEEDDGEKPGLKLWLRMEDARRGGRPRDNQAIEFLFQLGRDAAEEVAQEMVALGLVCEADYQPVARAVRERVAAIQRKREKLRKARELEALPPAPGPQAATVPMTPGPPSVFPHEPEEPEADQHQPFLFRHASYSSTTSDCETDGYLSSSGFLDASDPAFQPPGGVPSSPAESHLCLPSAFALSIPRSGPGSDFSPGDSYASDAASGLSDVGEGMACMRRPPGRNLRRRPRSRLRVTSVSDQNDRVVECQLQTHNSKMVTFRFDLDGDSPEEIAAAMVYNEFILPSERAGFLSRIREIIQRVETLLKRDTGPVEAAEDPLGPQEEPVPLPALSSPLPDQSCAELQSSTSLEQRSWAAFSTSSSSPGTPLSPGNLFSPGTPETPVSPSPIFPITSSPYPSPSPFSQVSSNLPQHSPNSLLGFSPSAAQFPVPTSHCLQSSILPSPASSPSCSQSALSPPSFLSCPSTSPLPSTTAAPLLSLASAFSLAVMTVAQSLLSPSPGLLSQSPVAPPGPLPSLPLPAPPAASPPTAEMESEAPPNPARPLLGEARLAPISEEGKPQLVGRFQVTSSKEPAEPLPLQPALPTLSSSLKPPTPQLTSESSDTEDSAGSGPEAREALAESDRAAEGLGAGVEEEGDDGKEPRVGGSPPPHSHPSPVWMNYSYSSLCLSSEESESSGEDEEFWAQLQSLRQKHLSEVEALQTLQKKEIEDLYSRLGKQPPPGIVAPAAMLSSRQRRLSKGSFPTSRRNSLQRSEPLGPGIMRRNSLSGSSTGSQEQRASKGVTFAGDVGRM